The genomic interval tttatagatacaAAAAatgtaactaagtcacatataccagctgcaaatgttttataaaaaattgatatcccaatacAACATGTTGTCACTAATGAGCCTGGAACATGTCAGAAGCGTGGtaaccagtgggttccaaagatttAAATCctcgaaaataaaaaataattaatagtataaaatacTTGATTgatgatgtaaatacccatgaagaaatcatCGACATGACTAAtaaggaaggtgaaatacctaaagataataatgagatttcaataaactatgtcatgacaagaaaaaaaaacaatcgaactaatgtagttatcgacaacattttttcatataatattactcttgataAGATATATGAAATGTGGATCCTGAActaaaatttgttgaagaatgtcgatatagaaaagattggcttcagtggaagaAGCAATTAAGGTATggttaaactcactttcaaaacggtAAGTTTTTTTTACCAGTAGTCTAAACACCATAAGGTGTCAAATCTGTGagatacaaatgagtatttgtgagaaaaagaaatgataataatgaggtcacaggatacaaagcaagactagttgcacaatgtttttcacaaagacctagtATTAATTATGAAGAGACATATTCTcaagtggtggatgcaattacattaagatatttaattggtttgactgtgtatgaaagtctagaTATGCATTTTATGGATGTAATctcaacatatttatatggatcacttgataatgatatttatatgagaattccaaaaggatttaaggtacctgaaacatatgcATCAAAATTCTCGagaattgtatttaataaagttaTGGAGAttactatatggattgaaacaatcaggacggatgtggtacaagcgtttgagtggatatttattgaaaatttgatatcaaaataatccaatatgtatgtgtgtttttataaataaattacaatcggtatttgctattataactgtacatattgatgacttgaatataattggaatcTCTGAAGAGGTTTCAAATGCAATAAAATGTCTTAACaaataatttgagatgaaagatctcgaaaaaataaaattttaccttggtttgcaaattgagcatttagaagaaatatttattcatccgTCAACTTATAcagtaaaaattttaaaaagattttatatggacaaagcacatccattaaatattccaatggaagtccattcattggatatgtagaaagatatatttcgacctcgagacgataatgaagaacttcttagtcctaaaataccatatcttagtgcaattgatgcacttatatatcttgctaataatacaagaccagatgtTGCATTTTCAGTCAATTTagtagctagatatagttcttctcctacaaaaagacattggaacggaaTTAAGGATGTACTCTGTTATCTTCGAGGAACAATTGATacaagtttgttttattcaaataaatcaaattttgacctagttggttatgcaaattctggatatttataTGATCCACACAAAgatagatctcaaacaggttatctgttcacatatggaggaactgctatatcatagTGATCGGTGAAACGGACCATAAcggtcacttcctcaaatcatatTGAAATTCTTATAATTTACAAGGCTAGTCAAGAATGTGTATGATTAAtatcaatgactcaacacattcgtgaaacatgtgacTTATCTTGtaataaaaattttccaacaattttatacGAAGAAAACACAGCTTGCataacccaaatcaaaggatgatatattaaaagagatagaacaaagcataatTCActaaagcttttctacactcatgatcttgaagaaaatgacgacatcactgtacaacaaatttattgGAATGATAActtgacagacttatttacaaagacattaccaactacaacttttgaaaatttggtacacaacattggaatgcagcgactcagagatcttaagtgatgttttcatgaggggaataaatatatcatattgttttaggagtatatattatataaaatatgtaatcTTTTTCCTTCAATAGAGTTTTTTTTCCATTGTGTTTTTCTTAGTAAGGTTTAAtaagacatatttcatatatatatttatgggcatctaaggggaaatattataaaaattataaaaataaatagatgtccattgcttagtgtcctaaaagccatgtgtcaatctttatgttgtccatgtgcttgttattcatgtttggtgtacATGGAAGACCACATTCTACTTACcactttacctataaatagtggcatttggtaaatcttaaaatcacacattggtaagaaatccacttcaaatttccactaaattttcataattttaattatttaattattatatttattattattatattatattttctccatatctgtTGTGTTTCGTTGTGCTCCTCACTTTCAcaacatattatttatattatatgtgcattattttagcattttaatttgttcctgatttgttcatgttttataaatttatttacgttattatgaaaatatcaatttacctCCTATGTCGAAATCAAATTCATACAAATGTGAAAGTATCGATGAAAACATTGTTATGGATAGATATTTTAAGAAAAGTcatataaacaaataaagaaattcaaaataatatttaaataagtaaataaattaaaattttcatttttttcccacGTTTAATGGATTTGATAGGAAATGTTAATAGCCAAAATTACGTGTGCTAATAATATTTTTCGTGTACCAAATGTCCACAATTTCGATGACGATGctattcaaaaatcaaaagaggAATATTTAGGTATAACCTAAGCTGCatttaaatctatattttttcttcttttatacataaaaagtatttttttttttaataatttcttttgaaatatttaaattacagCGTAGCAGATTTTAATTGTGTGCAAAGGAACTGCATAACAGATAGGTGggctttaaatttttttccgAATCAAAACATACAACATTTGTTTGTTGTCGTTTGGCCACGATGGGCGTGAAGTGAACCACGAAAACGACGCCCCATATTGAATAAAACGCAAGCTTGTCGAGCAGTGTCGAGGATGACaaagtttgtaaaaattaatcTTTGGTCCCAATTTGTGGCCCCCACCATCAATATCATAAAAAAACGATCCGACGGTCCACAGTTACCCCCACCTATTGCTTTCATACAAAAGCTTCAACTCTTGTGTATGGGACTTTATTACCCATTTTGGGGCCATAAATTTTGTGATTGCTTTGCTTATCatcaaaataagtttaatccattctccttttctttttggtttttcCCTCAAGGTTCTTACAACGGACCAAAATGCAGTTTTgaatatttaactttttaatcaatacaatattttgttattataatatgattaattaattttattacagACAAAATTTGAGTAGCATGTCTTGAATTATGTCAACAATATATTGTGtgacacacatatatatattgtgatttTGTCCTTTTTTAGAGTTAGCCTCTTGATTAAAAGTAAGTGTGTGCTTTGAGAGTTTTGAGCTTAGGATTTGTCTAAGTCTTAATCTTCATATATTGTTATAACAAGTCTTTGTATTCCTCATTGATGTTGTATTTACGGCAGCCATTGTAGAacttgggatttttttttttttttttttttttttgtatattaatCAGTCAAGTTACGTTCATGCTgatattttaaaagctacatcTACCAATTTTTTAGAAAGCATTTGGGATAAGAGTTATTTAATCGTTAGACCTACGATGTAATGAGTTAATAAATGGtagatttaatattaataaatggAAAATTGTGATAAGTAACTAAAAGTAAACGGCCCAAATGTAAAATGACAAAATGCTTTACGTATTAGAAATTATAATTACTAGATTGTAGGATATGACTCATATGAGAGtaacttttatttttcctttctttttgtaCCCTAAGTACAtacaaatattaataattagcCTTCAACTttatagatttttctattttttaaaagaaaatttaacaaACGGACCGAATTTGTTGCTAGATTTatggatttttaaaaatgatcaaAATGGTCCCTTCTTAAATGTAAAGAGACCCAAATGAACATCCTAAAATTACAAatgataaaataagaaaaaaaaataattataaatatagaaccaaaatagaaattttagaataaacaaacaaaatgaaCTATACTCTTGAAagcacaaatttttaaaataatatttaaacctaAAAATGTACATTCTAgcaattttttagaatatattCTAGCATTTCTCCACTATAAAATATTAcataaaatacttttaaaagtttagaaatttatCCACAAGCTCAAACTTTCAATGATAAATGTGTAGTATAATCTAAAAGTAGCTACTAATAAACCATAGTTTAATTACATTAACTTACTAATCTTAGAGCAATGATGGAAGGTTGTAATCATTCACACTTAAAGCCATACAAGTTactaaaacttaatttttttttttttttaaaaaaaaaaaacacataactTTATAGTTCACTAATTTAAAGGAGTGTGATGATATCGAGCGAAGCAAACAAAAGAATATTAAGACCACAATATTGGTTACACTTATAGCCAAAGGTGCCAAAATGACAAGGCTAGATTAGTTACATAATGTCTCTCAAAACTTTGTTTACAAATGTATCCTATATACCTTTCAAAAAATTGCAAAGatacatttgaaaaaaatatctgATAAAAAGAGTAACCGTGGCGAGTGATATGTGAACGAGAGATTATGTGGAAAATTCTAATACTATTGATATAGTACGGAAAGATTTTCATATTACATCCATTTATTAGCTatcatcaaaataatatttaagaaTTATGTGAGACTCATAAAATGAGATAATAGATAATCTAATGGTATATTAAATACTGAATAGAAGTAGAATGTACTCCTGCAACAtcataatttctttcattaggatCAAAGAAAGAGATGAGGGTTTTAAATTCACATTTTCAGGTTGAACTTTTCATATATAAGATGAAGAGTAAGCCAACTTTCTATTATATAATAGATATATGAATGCAATGTAGCAAAAACATCGATGAAGATCTATTAAGAAAActaaattttttccaaaatgaagaaacgcttattttttttaataaagtatattttataatatttttagtattataaatttttcaaaatatctaTACATCGACATttctttaaaattgaaattttaacgTTAAGACTAAAACCTTTCAAACGACTCGGTCTTAGGATTGTTAGTATGACTTTCTATTATTTGCGAAAAAAATGACATTGAAAATATGATGTACATAGAAATTCAAAAAACGGTTAAAAGGCATCATGTCCTTGCAAAGTCATATGAAGTTCAAGATTTCACATTGAAAATATAGGGAGATCGcttcatattttttataaaatatttgacttAATCTTCTTATTTCCAATTAGTTTTTAAGATAACTCACATTCATAtcttatatgatattaaattttatgaacCCTAAATGagttttctattaaaaaaaaaaaaattatgatctGATTTAAGATCGGTGAAATCAAAGaaagattaaaaagtttaaaaagtttCACAATTTCTATAAGACACATATATTACTCCtaaaattatcaattaattttcgaatataaaatatgtttatcttatggAATGACAAACTCCTCTttagtatttttaaatatatataagattCCCAGGCATTAACAAGGCATCAACCATGTCCACACTTTTCTGTCTCTCTTCCTAAGAGAAATTTTATTATTAGatactttttaaataattttgaagtaTGAAAATTACCCAAACAAATGTTTGGGAGAATGAATGGAGTTGTAAATTTTAAGGAATTGTGAATCCCTAGAATCCACTATATTGAGAgtttaataaaacataaaattaaagattttttATTGTGAAGTTCATAAATCTATACTCACTAATGTATAATTCAACTAAATGATAATTGAGAGTgttttttaagatttatatcACATACTTTTGTTGTCCAAATcaatacaattttaaaatttttcagttcatttcttcaattatttaattgaagTTTTTAGACCAATATTTCAATTAGAAAACGAGATGAAAAGCTTAACTATGTGACAAACTGTGATTCAACAACGTATaccaaaaattttaaattctctcCACTGTTCAATATGTCATTGACATCATTGAATTAATATTAACCATAaccttttttaggatttttatatttcattgaaaggaactaatttattaattaaagaaaatataaagtCCATGAAAGGCTTAGGCTACAAGGTGACAGAAACGCCCTCAAGGCCAAACGATCAGCAGCTGTATTACCATCTCTTTTCACTTGAAAAATTTGTCAACCAAATggatcattttttttcattcatcaagacataaattaaaaattagccCTGCTGAataactattgatttttttttctttttttaaattaagcttatCTACTGTTAGTCATTTATTCCTCACCATTTAAGGTCACATTCAcccatttataataaaaattaacataatCATAATGAAATTCTATTGATAGATGAATCATGATGAACTAGAATCACAAATGTAATTGAATCACTTTTGATCACAATTacttataattatatgaatatgttaTATTTACTGTGATAATAGCAATAATAATAACTATAAATATATGACACATTCATATTTCTGATAAACGTGAATGGATTGATCACTCACCGCGTGTCaaccaatttattttttttattataaattagaCAATAAATCCACATATTAATACAACCTAAACAAATTGATCACTCTCTACTCAAGAACTTAATtcattaatactttttcttcttATAAACATGGCCTAAAGTGggttttgaaaaacaaaaaatatttttattcttcaaaattgactaaaatgtttcaatattttaataattaaaaaaagcatGGTAAATAAATTAAAGTACAAATAAACAATCAGGGTTTTAACTTTTTCTCAGCTTAGAATACCCCACCAATAAATatatccaaaaaagaaaaaagaaattcaaagaaaatcaATCATTTAGAAAGGGACCCACATTTCATTTTCCTAGCTTAATGTACCCATCACCCATCACCCTCCACCCTCCTCTAACCCCTACTACTCCATTAAGTTACATCCAACTTCCACCTATAGCCACacacaaaaatttgaaataataataatatataataatataaaaatttaaataaaaacatcttcaaactcaaaccaataaaccaaTAAAAAGACTTGCTTAgtagttatatatattttacaataattaatggaaCATCCATCCATTTCCCAGAAATTCACCGGTTACGCCAATATGGCTAAGGTGAAAAAAtcagattaaaaaaaacaaaaacaaaaacaaaaaagaaacgACTTGGGAGGAAATTATATTCCTTCCTTTACCAACAAATATTTACGtcctaaaattaaaaactacatGTCGTcaaattaattctctcattctcatcctttctttttcaaaatatttcaatCCTCGAACCCAGTTTTTTCCCATATTGCATTTCTTACCCTACTCAGATCTCTCCCTTTCAACGTCCTCCCAATTCCTTCATGAACCGAAAACGATGCGATCCTCGTCCTCGCCATTTGCCTCGCCAAAAACTCGTGAGGCGGCACTCTCATTTCTTCATCCTCATCTTCATCCTCCTCCAAATCATCCTCGTATTCCATACGCTTCTCTCTGTATTCCTCTTTCAGAATCTTCGACCAATCCGGAATATTCACCGGAAACGACGATGCTCCACCGCCGCCGGCCTCCACTCGTTTCGACGAAGGTTTCTTCGAGATTCGCGTCGCCGTCGCTGGAGATCTCGGCGATTTCGAACTACCGGAGTTGTAAATGTCAGATTCGTTGAGTTCGAAGGATAAATCGGATGTGAAGgagtggtggtggtggtggccGGCGATGTCGCCGGTGAGGAAACGGTAGTTGGAGCGACCGTAACAGCTTTTTCCGGTCGCCATAGAGAAAGAAAGGAGATATGTGTAAGTACTGGTTGGGgatttttagagaaattttgTGGAATCGTTTGGATTCTCTAATCTGAGAAGAAAATAGTTGgggtttggattgattttgtTAAGCGCATTTTATAAACGCTTTTTGAGGATGGGTCCTTGAGGTTAGAGGGTTTTTCATTACTGATAATGGATAAGGCTTTATGATTTATTTCACTATGCAGTTGTAAGTTCGAATTTACTAAAATGTCCTTCCTGCGATTTTCATGGAAATGACACGTCGGATATTTCAATTTATCCACTCAAACgctctcttttttcttccatttgtgAGGATTCAGTGAATCGCACCCCATGATAATCAGGAAAGACGGTTCGTCGGTGTCAACCGTCAAGGAAATGAATGGAGCCGATGGTTGCCACGTATGAGATGGAGTTGAAGCCTAGCCATTGGGTTACGCCACTGGAAAGGGCATTATGGGAAGAGGAAAATGGCTGGAGTCAATTTTTGTCGCGACGTGGGTGGGGGTATTGAAGACTTGAGATTTGGATAAAGAAGAAAGTTAAAGAGGACATAGAAcgggagattttttttaataaaaatattttgatgtaTTTTTAGCTACATcccaatttatttaataatttaattgtaatttacaatgtgataatttttttaaatttgttcttTTGGtgtaattaaatgaaattcatGTTATTAAAGGAAAACCTCTCGTTTTTATTACATTAACATaagaatttatataaaaaattttaaatttgaagaaaaactaAGACCTACCCAAAAGAAGCTTATTAAGCAAAACACTATTATAacacacaaaataaaataattttttccaaTCTCAATTATAAGAGCAATCACTCACATCATTTTTTCGTtctcaaactagagaatacatcacaataatttaattagaaaatcaaaGTTATACAAAAAAATTCATTGCTTTGAGCTCATCAGTTTCATGAAATTTTTCGTTGTGGAAGCATCGctcttctaatattttataaaaattgaaaagtgtGCAATACGAACAAATAAGAATAATTCGTGGTTTTTTAATGTATTGGaaagaaataaagaacaaaaagagagagagagagagaagagaggtgATAATTGGGTGAGAAAAGAGGACGCGTGGCGAGATTCTGTTGCAGGCAATGGAAGAAGTATGATTGCACGTGAAGTAGGCCCCACGCTTGGATCTCGTGC from Benincasa hispida cultivar B227 chromosome 10, ASM972705v1, whole genome shotgun sequence carries:
- the LOC120088567 gene encoding uncharacterized protein LOC120088567; the encoded protein is MATGKSCYGRSNYRFLTGDIAGHHHHHSFTSDLSFELNESDIYNSGSSKSPRSPATATRISKKPSSKRVEAGGGGASSFPVNIPDWSKILKEEYREKRMEYEDDLEEDEDEDEEMRVPPHEFLARQMARTRIASFSVHEGIGRTLKGRDLSRVRNAIWEKTGFED